In Miscanthus floridulus cultivar M001 chromosome 8, ASM1932011v1, whole genome shotgun sequence, the sequence tcccccccggcgtCGCCTTTGAACGTCAAaacgtattcttgtcattgataattcctggacacccggggaagaagatgggtgtcttcatggagcctctgattgatgaattggtcagtgcttgggaggatggggtatggacatatgacagAGCTACAAAGAcacccttcaaaatgcacgtttggtaccagtactccatgcatgacttcctagcgtatgggatattctccggttggtgtgtccacgggaagttcccatgtccATTATGCAAGGATCGTCTGAGGTTCATCTGGctcaagaagggtggcaagtattcatcattcgataaacatcgtcaattcctccctcccGAGCATCCATTCAggcaagacaccaagaactttacaaaaggtgtcgtagtgacagaaCCTACACCacagatgatgactggtgccgaggttcatgctcagatagatgctcttgtgGAGAATCAAGAAGGTGATGGCTTCGTGGGATACAGCGAggaacacatgtggactcataagttgggcttgacgaggctcccctattttgatgaccttcttatGCCACATTATattgatgtcatgcacacagaaaagaatgtcgccgaggcactctaGGGAACAATCATGGAAactgaaaagtcaaaggacaaccctaaggctagagtggacctggtaGAGTTGTGTGATAGACCACATCAAGAGACGCGTGCTCCTGGAGGCGGCAAgacatggaaaaggcctaaggcagaTTTCATCTTGACACCCagacaaaggagggaagtactctAATGGATCCAgacattaatgttccctgatgggtatgcagcgaatctgaggaggggagtgaacttaactACTCTCCGAGTGAATGGGATGAAGAGTcacgactaccacatatggattgagcggcttctttcgaCGATGGTTCGAGGCTTTGTCCCTAAGCACATATGgacagtgctggcagagttgagctacttcttcCGCTAGctctgtgccaaggagttatctcggaccgtgattgctgacttggaaaaaGTGGCACCTGTCTTGCTTTGCAAGTTGGAGAaaatctttccacccggcttcttcaatccgatgcagcatctgatattgcacctcccgtatgaggcacgaatggggggggcccgtgcaggcccattggtgctatccaatcgagagatgcctAAAGACACTTTGGAAAAAGTGTAAAAACAAaggcaaaattgaggcttccattgcaagtGCATTCactatggaggaggtgtcaaacttcacaacattgtATTATTCTGACAACCTTCCAAGTGTGCATAATCCAcctcctcgttacaatgctgacaAAAATGCCTCgagcctcagccttttccgagggcaacttggAAGAGCAGGTGCATCGACCAATAAGCCCCTAATAAATGTGGAGTGGCACAAAATCATGTTATATGTGCTGACCAACCTTGAAGAGGTGGACCCAAATATTGCGTAAGTTCTCAACGGACTTGTTTCAATAATCCCGCACTATTctacatccaacccccttgtttgtcGTTACAGGGAATTCATTCATGAATACTGGCCCCATTCAAGGGAACCAACCCCACCGGAATGTGATACCCTTCTTTCCAAGGGTGCGGGACAAGGGAGCCCCGATTTTATTTCCTGGTTCAAAACCAAGGTACTGTCCAATTTAGCCCCGATTTGTTGTTGCTCGTACGTCCAAttaatataacgatgtatcctgcttgagcttgcaggcccgAACCGATGCGTCTATCAGTgctgagttgagacaggttgccaatggcTGTGACCAAAGGGTCAAGTCATCGGACGCCtacgacgtgaatggatatcgattTCACACAGGAAGCTACGAGCGGAGGCGGCCCAATCGAAGATCCACAAATAGCGGGGTTTTTACGCCCAACACTGATGGTgtagactattatggaagaattgaagaaatatacgaactttcATTCTGTGGTAGCACAAATCTTTATCCTGTCGTATTtagatgccattggtttgatccaggAGTAACGAGGAAGACCCCTCATCTTGgtctagtcgaaattcgacaggattctatCTATCCAAGAGACGATGTGTACATTGTGGCGCAACAGGCCacacaggtttattatacgtcatatgcTTGCAAGACTAGACCGGATCTTAGTGGTTGGTTTGTTGTGCATAAGGTCTCGCCACACGGCcgactacctgtcccaaacgatgaagattacaacttcaacccaagcaCGTATGACaaagagttctatcaagaagatgggctacaagggaggtttgagatagacttaaccggcgAGATAGGAATGGATGTAGACAATGTAAtggttgatgatgatgacgatggagaTGAAGTGCGAAATgcaaaggacttacaaatgcttgagcgattacatgtaggcaatgacaatgatgacaacattCCTccatcggatagtgttgattatttcgatatggttgatagtgatgatgagacttacgatccagctaatcccgatcatgaagattatttgtaACATACATGTAATACTTTGTaattttgtaattttgttttgttttgtttattttgcatctatttctaattacttctttcttctttttagttGCAGGTGACTGAACAAAAATGCCAGGCAGCCGGCAGAGGAACCTGAGCTTGTTCTACCATGGATCCTCTGGTGTAGGAGCCTCCAGCGGAGGGggcgaggaggagcaggggacgTCTTCGACGAGGCGGAGGAGCATGAGGACCATGACTAGGAGGACCACGCCCGtggtccagcagcagcagcagtaggaggaggaggaggaggagtaggtgcAGTAGGAggcgggcgaggaggaggagacgcTGGTCTAGGAGGaggcggacgaggacgaggatgaggacggggGCGAGACGGGAGCTaccgcttcctctagttcgttAGGTGTCTACTTGCAAGGACCTTCCACCCTCCCTGACCGACCGCATACTCGTCTACGCCCAGTGATTTGCCCAGAGGGGCAAAGGTAAGTGCCTTTGCATGTTATCGCTTTTACTTCATATGCTATGTTCGATATCGAAATAGAGACTAATATGTTTTCTTAATCACTTCTGCAGGGGGTGGGAGATTGTGTCGGGGAACACTGCCTCCCGCCATGTCAATGGCATCCTAGGTCTCCTATGCAGGAGACACTTCCCTGGCATGGTCATGCATGTCGGGAACCTCGAGCCCGCCTTCACGTTTGCCCACTATGAGTCCGCCCCCCACGTGGAAGCAGGCACCGTGGCTGCGCTCGTCATTcgggagttttgggtaagtcttcctcgcactacatggCTCAATACAATGCACTCATTGGACTCTACTTGAAATAACTAATGCATACATCGTGTCTGTATATGCAGGAGTACTTCAAACTTGACGATGGATTCAAGGGCACGACGGAGGCAGTGGCTAAGCGAGCTTGCAGGAAACGCGTCGTCGATGTCCATCATGAGGCACGACTCCAGGCCATCATAGATTACTATGGGACGAAGCTCGGACAGAAGGTCACCAAGAAGGACATCCGAGAACAAGACTTGACGCTGACCAAACCCCAGTTCCTTGAGGTAGCTAAAGAACATTAAAATtggttccttttgagattaagtacgaatcacttgtttttctaatatgtcaactacttgatgacgtgtaggtgattccttggtggtgcaACGGGTGCCCCGTGGCTTAGGTGAAGATGGTGGATAGGTGGTTAAGCGCGGAGTGGGCCGCTCAGCACGCGGCTGCCCGGCAGCGGCGTTTGTTCATGATAGGTgtatcacaccatcaaggcaaccgcaaCCTCTCTGGATATGCCCGAGCATGGGTACGTGGTCATGTTTCTATTCTTCTTGCTTTTGTtgaactcggcaaagaattctaatcatcttgttttcGTTCTTGCAGTCGGCGGCACATCAAGGCCAAGAGTGCTCCAACTTCACCGCATttgccatggcacacaagggcaaggcgtcgtccgacgtctccttcaacctggacgACCCGGCCAAGGCGTACACAAACTCGAGCGCCTATAAGAAAATCACGGAGTACACGGCGGCGGCAAGGTCGATCCATGGGCCGGACTACGATCCACGGACCGACAACATTGATGCAAACACCGTCATGAGGATtggacaaggcaagaagcatggccgctactggattggcgacagcgtgatcgacacggcctctactcccactctctcccagatccgagcacagagcatGACCGCCTCCTCACTCCCGACGATACGCTCATGGCCGAGCAtttcacagcaccgggtcgacacactccaggttattcatgttttactcgtcgtacattgatctttacacaactctatttcctttgcattattgtaacattagcTTTGCAACAATTTGTAGGCCCAGGTGGAAGAAGCAAACAGGAGGGCCCAGGAGCTGGAGCTGGGGTTGGCGGCCGAATGGGCCGCGTGGGAGGCCGACAAACTCACCTAGGAGAAAAGGTTGGCGGACATTATTGCCTGGATGCAAACTACGATGGGTGCTGCTATGCCTCCTGGGTTAATGGGTCCACCTCAGCCTCCTCACTTCGCTACTCTAGTGAGTAATGTCACACATGCAAGGAATTGCTACAATCGCTATTCAACTAATCTTGtctcatgcaatctcttctcctgtgTGTGGtctcagtcggcgggttcgaacaacCCAgctcagggcactccgaaccagcaGATATTTTCTTCCCCGTCGTCAGCAGGATGGCCACATCAAGGGCCGCTTCAGTGAGTAGCGCTTGTAGTTTCATGTCTTGTTCTCTTCGCAATGGATTTCTGTCCGAGACAATGTTGTTGTCATGCATGTGTTATTGTGACATGTGGTGAtggatttgaactacttgttgaaTGATGTGGAATCCTGTCGAATAATGGATGAAATTACTGTGACATGTGGTGAACCCTGGCACTACCAGGTCTCTTTGCGTTACcaggtctctttgccgagtgctagtaccttggcactcggcaaagctatgtacactaccatgtgtttcccagctttgccgagtgccaggaatctggcactcggcaaagaattttccaaaaaaaatattttttctttgccGTGTGCCGTCTcagctaggcactcggcaaaggatttttcaaaaaaaaatatttttttcttcgccgagtgccgggtcaggaaggcactcggcaaagaatttttttaaaaaaaatttctttgccgagtgccgggttaggaagacactcggcaaaggatttttcaaaaaaaaagggaaaagctttgccgagtgccttcctgacTCGACACTTGGCAAAGACGCCGTCAACGGCTGACGaccaattttctttgccgagtgccgtcctggcactcggcacaAAGACGCCGTCAACGGCTGACGaccaattttctttgccgagtgcccgacaaacggcactcggcaaagaacccttcGCCGGATGCGGCTTTGCCgtttgctctttgccgagtgccccaggcactcggcaaagagcgcgtcTCCGGTGGTGAATGGACCCAATCTTTGTATACGAGTCAGTAGCGTGTTCAGGCACGGGCGTGTTCAGGCACGGTCCAAAGCCTGATTCGAAAATGAATTGGAATACGAAGCATTTTCATGGTCCACCACTGTCACGCACCTATACGAGTTAGAGTATAGTGTTTAGTCATGGTGCGGAACCCCACCTCGAAACAAATTGGAAATACATGACATGATCGTTGATAAATCTCTAAACCTCCCGTAGCCATATGAGTTAGAGAGCAGGGCATCTAGGAACAGTAAATAGTCGATTCTCTAATGAATTGAAATACATGACATGATTGTTGGATGAATCTCCTAGCCATATGTCGTCCACCACGCACCAACCCTAATATCTTGATGTAGTGCACGAGTAAGTTTACTTATATAATTAAAAGTGAGAGCGTTTCTTTCATATATGTGGTTCCTTCCACCCAATGATTAGTGGGCCTGAGTTGCTCTTTGCATCTCTCCCATGGACGGTTAAGACTCTGACAACACCGTTGGATTTTATAACGGTAGTCCTAGCGCCCGAACGTCTGGACGGACACTCGCGTATGAACGTCCGTGGCTGCTCTCCGTTTCCCGCTCCTACTCCGTGCCTTATGCCCCGCTCGGTTCCGCGCTACCCGGATGACTCGCCCCACCCACGCCGCTCGCTCACACGTGAGGCTATCTACAACCCTTTGTTTCTTCGCCGAAGCTTGAACTACCGTGAcgagatggagggaagggaagggaagggaggggaggcagAGGAGAGGAAACCAGCACCCTTGCAACATTtgcaacactcgatctacttttaaaatattcagataaaacatttgcaacatgtgtctgaagatagatgaaacacttaaaacatgcgtctgaaacactgaCAAAAACACCTGAACACACTTgaaaagccattgcaaaacatatgcaacatccagataaaacatttgcaaacatatatgtgaaacatatgcaataacacacttgcaacatttgGAACAGACTCTTGCAACATAGGTGTATAGACATTGCAACATACGCAACATACCGATCTACTTTTgctccatatgaaacacttgcaacattcctctgaaacatctaaaacacttgaaacatacacttgcaacatgcgtttttcaCCCTTTCTTCCTTACGATGTAGATCAGAGCGGGGAATGACCGCTTCTAGGCAGCCGGCAGCCGAGGATGGTGGCGGGGCCTGGTAGCGCCAATTACGCCTGTGCCTAGCCTGGGCTTGACCAGCGACGGCACCTCTCCTGGCCACCTGGCCACACGCAGCGGGCGGATTCTGCAGTTCAAGCGACGACACCTCTCCTAGCCACAGTGAGCGGATGCTATGCTGCAGGCGAGCGGCGCAGTGGTGCGCGGAGTGGGGAAGGTGGgcggcgcggtggaggcgaagcgcAGTAGAGAGATTTTTTTTAAGGGGCGCGGACGGGAGCCTGGCCTGGTAGCGAGTGCGGGAACTGCGTCCATCCGTTTGGATGCGCTCACGAGAGCATTACCGATTTTATAAACATACTAATAGCCACGATTATTTCAGAGAGCCACTAACGGATACAAAACATACTAATAGCCACGATTATTTCAGAGAGCCACTAACGGATACAACAGGACCTTTTCTTCCATCATGCATTTCTTCCACCCAATGACATATGGGCTTGTTGCCTAAAAAAAAGACATATGGGCTTGAACCGCCCTTATGCATGCCTCTCCAGTGGCCAGCTATGAATCTGCAGCACTGTTAGACTTTATGATCATTTAATGGTCTAGATTAATTTGAAGGGCACGCAATAGATACACTGAGGCACTGAGCCACCATCTACCCTGCCATGTCGACACGTGGGCCCTCCTTCGTCATGTCCTTTTTTTCGTCTTTCCTTGATTTGTACACCATGCAACACTCCCGATAGGCACCCTAGTTTGCAGAACATCCACAGTGTATCATGTGAGGGGGTGTTTAAAtttagggactaaagtttagagtGTCATATCAGATGTTATAGAGGGGTGTCATATCGAATATttgaataataataaaaaaataaattatagaagtccTTAGTAAtccacgagataaatttattaagcctaattaatctgtcattagtacATATTTAccgtagcaccatattgtcaaatcatggactaattagacttaaaaaattcgtctcacaaattagtctaaATCTAtatatttagtttcgtaattagtctatatttaatatttcatataTGTGTTCAAATATTCGGTGTGACAGAGCTAAATTTTTGCTCGAGAAAAACTATATATTACTATCTCCAAACAGTGTTGTAATCTAACATACTACTTACTTTGGAGTTTCGAACGACGAGCTAGAGATTTGCTTTGGACGACAAAAGAACCTCAGGTCTGACGCATCGCATCACATAACGAAAAGTAATAAATTGATATTATCTTATAGGCCATGTAGTGCCACATAATCTTGAGttgatttattttagataacatgtactccctccgtccaaaaaaaaatgaaattataGGTTATGTGCTGGTAAAATTAgttcatgtttgaccaaatttctagTAAATACTATTCATATTTACGgctccaaaataatttattatgaaaatacatttcgtaattaatctaatgatatttatttgatatcataaatgttgatactttttttatctataattgatcgaac encodes:
- the LOC136477173 gene encoding uncharacterized protein, which encodes MVMHVGNLEPAFTFAHYESAPHVEAGTVAALVIREFWEYFKLDDGFKGTTEAVAKRACRKRVVDVHHEARLQAIIDYYGTKLGQKVTKKDIREQDLTLTKPQFLEVIPWWCNGCPVA
- the LOC136477172 gene encoding uncharacterized protein, with product MAHKGKASSDVSFNLDDPAKAYTNSSAYKKITEYTAAARSIHGPDYDPRTDNIDANTVMRIGQGKKHGRYWIGDSVIDTASTPTLSQIRAQSMTASSLPTIRSWPSISQHRVDTLQAQVEEANRRAQELELGLAAEWAAWEADKLT